Genomic DNA from uncultured Methanospirillum sp.:
GAAGTGGCTGATGTTCATATCCTTGCTCAGGATATGATAAACGCTCAAAGCATAGATAACCGAAAAATTATTCTCTTTGCTGATAATCGGCAGGAAGCAGCATTTCAGGCTGCATGGATGGCAGATCATGCCAGGCGGTATTATCTCCGGCATCTGATGTACCGGTTTATCAAGGAATCCGACACCCCTGTCTCTGTCGGAGATCTAGTAGAAAAAATCAACACACTCTTTAAACAGGATAAAAATCTCGCCAGAACTCTTGCCCCTGAGGTTTATCTCAATGTGATTGAGGAAGCCTATAGTTTAAAGATGGAGAAATCCATGAAAAAATTCCTCCGGATACTCATCTTGAGAGAATTAACGACCAGTTACAAACAGCGTGACAGTCTTGAAACATGGGGAATTATCCAAATCCTCTATCATGGAATCGATGAAAAGGATGAAACGGTCATTGAACTAGCCCGACGTTATCATCTCTCACCGGAAAATATGACTGCCGGGATCTCTTCCTTCCTTGACATTCACCGAAAAGGTGCGATTTTCTGGGATGAAATGGAGCCTATCTTCTCACATTACTGGAGTCCGGGGAGTGAAGATGTTCAACGCGGTTTCATGCCTCTTATCGATTTCCCCCCCAAAGGATTGAAACTCAAACGAGAGAAGAACGATAAAGAAGGATTCGTGAAAGGTATCATTGCTGATGGTGGCATGACCGGTTCAGTATCGTTTGTGAAAAATTGGGGAATAGAGCCGGATCTGATTCCTCAGTTGCTGGAAGATGTCTGGGAAGGATTGGTGAATAAGTGGCATATTCTCACCCCGGTCACCCTGAAAGATGCAAAGAACCGGGCATTATCCGGCGCAAGCGGAGTGTATCAGATCAATTCCGCTAAAGTAGGGATAATATCTCAGTTTGAGCGCCATCGATGTTCTATTTGTAATCGTGTCCACACCCGTGAATCTCCTGGTCAGGCTTGCACAAAGTTCCGGTGTAAAGGGCATACACGGTTTGAAGAACCTCCAGAGGATGAGTATAACGTCAGTCTTCTGGGCCGTGAATTAACCATGATTATGGCTCGGGAACATACCGCTCAGGTTCCTGCGGAAGATCGACAATACATTGAGAAACAATTCAAAAATCCGAAGGGAAGCATAAATTGTCTTGTTGCGACACCAACGCTGGAACTGGGTATCGATATAGGATCTCTTGATATGGTCCTGATGAGGAATGTTCCCCCATTACCTGCAAATTATTGGCAACGTGCTGGGAGAGCCGGCAGACGAAACAGAATGGCAGTAATTTACACTTATTGCAATCGGAAAGCCCATGACGAATATTTCTTCGAAGATCCGATGCGGCTTCTGAGTGGAACAATATATCCTCCCCGGTTAAATCTAAAGAATCCGGTCATGATACGCAAACATGTTCATGCAACAGTGTTGGCTCAATTAACTCAGATATCTCAACGGGATAACCCAACTGATGCAGATAGAGCAATCTATCAGACGTTACGGGAAGCATTTCCACCTTTTGTTTCTGGATACCTCTTCAAAGAAGATCGCAGGTATCGAACAGAACTGATTGATCTATCCAACCTGATGACCACAATTCATGATAACGAATCTGCTTTATTATCAAGCGTTTTGAAAATATTTTCAGAACAATGGCCGTCTGATAGTGTTGATGAAGTCCAGGATAAGGTAATACAGCAATATCTCGATGAACTTCAACCAAACCTTTCAGAACAGGTAAAACTCATTCACCAGAGGTTCATGTGGGCTATCAATAAAAGGAATGAACTGAACCAGAAAGAAGAAGAATTGTCCACATTAGAAGAGCTGGATGAACGTCTGAGAAGACGCTGTAAAGAATATATTTCAGAAATTGCCGGACGAAGCCTTGATAATTATACGCTCAACGTCCTCGGTAGATATGGTTTTCTACCCGGATACGCAATAAATCAGGGTTCTATCACGGGATTTGCGAGTAATACCTTCTCAACCGGGTGGATGAGAAAGACCTTTGAATTAACGAGACCTGAAATCCTGGCACTCAGGGAATTCGTTCCTGGAAATATCATATATGCAAATGGTGGGCGATACAAAGTTGCATACTATCATCTTCCATTCGGTGAAGAGGGTATTAATCCTGAAAAATATGTTGCAAATATCAGGACGATGAGAATATTTGAGGAAAAAAATCGCCCCGATGGATATGCTGAGGATCAAGTAATAGAATTATCGGGAATTCCAATTAGTGATACGGAACTGTCATTTATCTCGCATGTATCAGATGAAGAAACAAACCGGTTTAAACTACCTGTAGCAATTCTCGGTGAATTACGGAGAGAGCACCGTGGGATTGATAAATATGTATCAGGAACGGTTGAGTTTTCGCACTTACATGGGCAAAAAATCCGGCTGATCAATATCGGTCCTTCGGATAAGGTTGCTGAGGGGACTTTGGGATATCCTGTGTGCCGGGTTTGTGGAGCAGCACGGTCACCATATGCTTCTTCAAAGGAACTTGAAAATTTCTATGAAATTCATGAGAAAAATTGTCATGAGAAACCCGGATATCTCTGCTTTAGTGCTGATGCCCAGGTTGATGGATTACTTTTTGAAAGTCTTCCTTCAAAAGCAGATGCAGTAAACCTTGCAGAAGGAATACGAATTGCTTCGAATGTATCTTTAGAAATGGAACCTGATGACTTTCAGATTCTCATTTTACCTCAAGATGAAGAAGTGTTTAATGTCTTGGTGTATGATCCCATGCCTGGAGGTTCTGGGATTATTAATCAGATTCTCGATGAATGGACTGATCTCGTTGATAAAGGAATAAATGTATTAAAGAAATGTCAGGGAGGATGTGAAAAGGCATGTTATGATTGCATGAAAAGTTATTCAAACATGCTCTATCACCAGGAATTAGATCGTCATACTGCGGTAAGTCTTCTTGAAGGTCTTAAAAATGAAGCATCTCATGTCTGTTATATCCCGCCAATCATCGAAGAAACTATTCCAGAAGGCGAATCGACAAATACGATAGAGATGATTTTAGGGTCAAAACTAGATTCCTATGGATTTCCCACATTTCAGACTCAGGTAAAAATTAAATTAAGTTCAAGTTTGACTACAACTCCTGATTTTTATTACTCAAATCATGATGGTTCGATAAAAATAGCAATTTATCTTGATGGATTATCACGAGGGATTCATGGGAATCCGGAGCAAGAAGCAAAGGATAATTATATCCGGACCATGTTGCATTCGAAAGAAAGGGTTACAGTAATATCAATACCTGCTACGTATGTAACCGACGATCCAGGGGCATTACGATGGAAAATGAAGGAAATTGCACTTGCATTACAGGACTTCGATAAAGAAGAAAAAATTTGATTTTCTTTAAAATTTACTAATGTCATTGATTCCTAAATCTCTATGAATAATATCTTATTTAAAAATTTAATACAAATGACCTTATTGGCCCTGTTATATTATTTTTTCGTATCAACTAAATAAAAATCATCATTCAATTCTCAAATCTTCTTGACCAAATTTGACCATCACCTTCAATATCTCCTTACCAATTGGCATTTTCCAAGACCTCTCTCTCAATACTCCCAGATTATCTCTCAGAACAATCAGTCAATCCCAGGCAGGAAACTCACACCCGGACTATTACCCCGGTACAGAGCAGCATCATAAAAATAGAGAACTCCCTATCCAGTGAACCGTGGTAAAATAACCCCCGAACCCTGTCCCGGGATAGCACAGACCTCCGGTGTAAACAAGACAAGCCATCATTCAACAGACCGGATATACTCCCAAAACCATCCCCAGATTTAGCCCCTCTCATCTCCCGGACTATGTGGCATACCCTGACTCATCCTCTGAACTATCCCTTAACCAGTAGGCATTGTCAGAAGAACTCGTTATCAATAGATCGGGAACCCCTTCTGACCGTTCAACCCCACCACCCAAAAACCAGACACCGGTCATACCTTTCACCCCTGGGCTATCACACCGGAAGGGAGCAGTATCATAGAATAAAGAACTCCCATTCTAGTGATCCGTGGTTTATTGAGGGCATTGCAATTGCCACTTAATCCTGACCCGGGGTTTAAAGTATTCATTCATTCGTTTTTGACCACCTTCACCGGAATGACCGATCTCGTAAATTCCACCCTGAGCAATTACGAACTTTCGAAGATCAGATCGACGACGAGGACCGAACAGCCATCGAGGCGAAATAGTCCCGCTCCCGACCCCGACACCCCAAGACCTCGCCAACCGTTGGATAGGATATGCGATCGGGATCATCATGGGCCGGTTCATCCCCGGTGAAGAGGGGCACTCGGCTGTGGAATCGTGGACACAATCCATACCTTCACTCCTGAAACCGAGAAATCATTCCATGATCTCACCAATGCTGACGCGGTGACGGTTCACGAAGAAAGCCACCCTGATAACCTGGGTGAGAAGATCCTCACTGCCCAGACCCTGATGCTCGGAGAAGAACCGGCCCCGGAGATCCTGGAGGTACTGGGTGGTGATATGGCAACCGGAGCGGGAAGCACTTGTGAAGGCTCTCGTGGACTATGAGAACCTACATCCCATTATCACGAAGGTCATTCAACAGACCGACGAGACCGGAAAGACCGTCTGGTGGAAACCGGAGCTTGATGACGAAGTGATCCTGAATATGGCCCCCTCTGGGAACTCTTCCCATCATGGAAGGCTGAACCGGTGAAGATCTGGAAAAAATGATCGCGATAACGTACGATCTCATTGACTGACTGCAGTCAACGTGGTAAATGTAGGCTCGAAAATCTTGGTAGTGATCTCTCATCGGTGAAATGAGAGTTCAGGATCCAATGATCTGAAGTCACCATCACTACTTGGGGATCACTAATCCCTCAAGGCCCATTACCAGAACCCTTTCTCTCTTACCCGTTCTACAAACTCTGTCTCATCCGGGATGGCCGCTTCAAGATCAGGGACTGATGCAAGCAATCGCTCAGATACCTCCTCAATGAGAGAGATATCAGGCTCATCAAGGATAGTATAATCTGATATGAGATCAAGGAGTTTCCAGGGTACGGACGAAATTCTACTCCTGACTCCGGAATCAACCATCTCTGCAATCCGGGCAATACGAAGAAGACAGAACCATCTCCCGTCATACTGGATTCTCCGGGTCAGGTCATCAGGACTATCATCACTTGACGACATAGTAACCTGATATCCGGCCAGTTCCTTTAGAAAAAGGAGGATATCAAGGAGATATGACTCCTGCCGGTGAGTAGGAAGCAGGTTCTCCATCATCCCTATCCTTCGGAGATAATTCGGGGTTTTGGCTATCTGGTCACGGTCAGCCAGATCTACTTTTCTTCCACATATCTCTTCGAGCTCATGGATCATCTCCAGGTATCCGGAGTATGTGTGGGGGGTATCAGGATCATACGTAATCATGATATCAATATCACTGTCTGCCCTGAGTGTTCCTCTGACTGCAGACCCGAAAAAGGCAAAAGAAACAAGGTGATATTTCTCACAAAATTCGGAGATCTGCTCACGGGTAATCGGGAGATCAGGGGGAACGGGGGAGATATCAGGATCTTTCATGGATAATGAATAACCATACTATTCTATCGATAATGGATGTTCGCGGGGTTAGTCTGGTTACTTTCTCAATACTCACAATTAAGAGTATCGTCGATATTTGGCAGCGACTCTTCTTTTTTTGATCCCCTTTACGCTTCGGAGTATCGAGAGAGGGATACCTTCAGGCAAATGGGCAGACAGTGTCAGCCCAAACTGAGGATAGGCTGTATAGAACTGACGATAGAGCTTTACTGACCGGTAAGAACATCCATCTCCCTGAGGGAGACGGCTCGTAAGATCCTGTAGCATATGATCACCACACGATACCGATCTTATCCTTTCTGTTCGAACTCCTGAATATCATACCCGATAAGCCAGATTCTAACGGTCAGGGAACAGTTAACTAGATACACCACCGGGACAGAGCATCATCATAGAATAGAGAACTCCCATTCCGGTGAACCGTAGTTTATTGAGAGAAGGTTCTATTGTTTCATGAATAGCACAGACCTCCGGTGTAAACCAGACAAGCCATCATTCAACAGACCTGATATACTCCCCGAACCATCCCCGGATTTTACCCCTCTCATCTCCCCGGATTATGTGGCATACCCTGACTCATCCTCTGAACTATCCCCACACCAATCGGCATTGTCAGAAGCACCTGTTATCAATACATCGGGAAACCCTCCTGACTGTTCAAATTCACCACTTGATATCCCGGATGTAACCCCTTTCATCTCTTCCGGGCTCATCCGCTTACCCGGACTCGTATTTCCTGCCACGGTATGTTCGAACTCACTCACCCGGGCTGGTAGTATGATTGTTAGATGACGTGAGGGACTAGACCCGGAAATATCCCCTCGCCAATCAGTATTTTCAGGAGAGATCACTATCACTACACCCGGGAAGTTATTCTGATACTTCAGACCAACCACAGGAAACCAGGCTCCCGAAATACCTCTCGGCCCGTCAGCGATAGCCGGGCAATATACTCACTCCCGGGATGAATCGTTCTTTCAAATAACGTATGAATAAAAGAGGAATTTCAAATTTTATGAAGATTATCGGATAATATGAACTTGGAATCTTGATGATTACATTTTATAGAATATTTATCCATGTTCCGGGATAGCAAATACAGAAGCATATGCCTCTTGTTTTGGAATTGACAACCCATCCTCTAAAAGACCCTGAATGTGAAATTCCATCGCTTCTATCATATTCTCTTCAGCTTCTTCTTTTGTCTTTCCTGTTGCAATGCAACCAGGAAGATCCGGAGCATATGCTGAATAGTTATCCCCTGCTTTTTCGACAACAATTAAGAATTTATACATTATTCATCACTTTTTAATCCTGCTTGTTTCTGAATACTTATCCATGTCCCTGGTGATACCGAATCAGAAGGATGGCCTGCAATAGTGACCCTGCCAGGTCTATCCGGGTGTTTATATTGGCGATGACTTCCTTTTGTTGCAACAAGAAACCATCCCTCCTGCTCAATGAGTCGGATTACATCTTTTACTTTCATGAATTATTCTACTCATCCACACAATAGTGTACCTATTCTTTTCACTTACGTAAGTTCCATAGAAATCGATTCAATAAATATATTGCTCTGATACATGGACTCCATGATATCATGCTGATGTCGGCCTGGATCCTTCTTTAATTCTCATATTCACGGCAGTATTAGAGTTTATCCCATACAACCTATCCATGGCATCTCTTTATTCTTCTTCACTTTGAGGCCTTGCTCCAGAACCGGGACTGTAGTTTGTCCCATAACCCTCTACAACATCTCCGGCGAGCCTCATGATATATCATCACACAAATTGGCATTTTCAGGAGATCTCTCTCTCAATACATCCGGGAAATCCTTCTAACTGTTCAAACTCATCAGCCAGAATACATCTCAATCTCATCAACAAATCCAGACAGGTAATTTCCCAAGAATTTTATTATGTAACTGGACCCCCTGATCCTACGAGTATTCTCTATCCTAGTTGAACCAACTCCGGAGCTCTTCATTAGTTCCCCCAAAACCCGGACTTCCATTCAGTATCCTCCCCTCAATACCAATAAATCTTACCTCCTAATATCCCGGATTCATACACTGATCCATATCGATACATCAATGTAATATGAGTCCCTATTCTCACTCACGTGAGGGTATGGATCCTGGAGATTTCACTGAAAAGATCCCTGATGACAGAAGCATACTTGTCGTATCTGATGTTCATCTGGGCGGGGTAGAAGGGCCTGAAACAATAAACCGGATGCTTAATTTCCTGGACAAGATAGAGTCCGGGACAGCGAAGGTTGTCTGTCATCCACAGGAGCAGGAAGAGGGCAGCACACCGGTCACGAAAACGCTCCTTCCTCCTTCAAAAATTATCTTACTCGGAGATATCCTGGATCTGTGGAACCCACGACATCAGGATCGCAACTATGCCTTCCTCGACGGTCTCATCTTTTTCCTGAAACTGCAGAAGATAGAGAGCGATATCATCTATGTCACCGGAAACCACGACGAGGATTCAGGCGAACCGGTGTACTCATACGGAGCAGATACACCAGGCAAAAGCAACCCGGCGTATAGCATCTACACCCTTTTCAAGGGACTGCACGGGAAGATAGAAAGTCTGAAGATTGCCTGGAATCCGGACCATATTCTTGAGTTGAGTCCCAGGCATTATCCTGCAACCTCAACCCAGGGACATGTACATGGCCTCAACGCAGGAGGAGTCCATTATGTCTTCGTGCATGGCCAGCAGTTTGACAAACAGCAGGTCACCTACTCCATCAGCCAGGCAATAGGATTCAGATTTGATATCATAGACTCAATACAGGAGATCCTCAACTGTTCGATCGTCAGAGAAGTCCGGAAATCTGTCCCAATACTCTCCTTTATCGGATTCTATGCAGTACTGAACATCCTGGCCATCATCCTCCCGGTCTTC
This window encodes:
- a CDS encoding type II toxin-antitoxin system HicA family toxin, with protein sequence MKVKDVIRLIEQEGWFLVATKGSHRQYKHPDRPGRVTIAGHPSDSVSPGTWISIQKQAGLKSDE
- a CDS encoding metallophosphoesterase, whose translation is MDPGDFTEKIPDDRSILVVSDVHLGGVEGPETINRMLNFLDKIESGTAKVVCHPQEQEEGSTPVTKTLLPPSKIILLGDILDLWNPRHQDRNYAFLDGLIFFLKLQKIESDIIYVTGNHDEDSGEPVYSYGADTPGKSNPAYSIYTLFKGLHGKIESLKIAWNPDHILELSPRHYPATSTQGHVHGLNAGGVHYVFVHGQQFDKQQVTYSISQAIGFRFDIIDSIQEILNCSIVREVRKSVPILSFIGFYAVLNILAIILPVFFKSDGLTWLYWIVGVVFAVTLFVLSVKGVQTFGFTMKDLPSSSLLFKACLGICIGEIVLIGIGSYFLSWGVLNDLYLIGMVVFLWLLFIFIIPVMYGALSTWMYSTFFSAKNYDVKGVYEDALKSEKYTYNAEVLIFGHTHIPGTYPNTDDDIRTQGRKADGKPTLLINTGAWVRNENGIDDSFAYIDNRGVALMKWNDTTRDISCTKYFPKEIIKKRSGRE
- a CDS encoding DEAD/DEAH box helicase, which produces MTLNPITFAEQVNRQFLRYQLTAFPLSDPDLENQARIMLGATGEESHLVKGPYISLSRSFAEGSALEDLVREKRLHPAVAGIADHPRMFAHQQAAFDAVTSGKHCLVSTGTGSGKTESFLYPILDHCFKLRDAGAPQGIVTILVYPMNALAIDQLERLRHLLAGTGISFGMYIGSTPEDESKLGDYKRMQKGEGKGEFIRYKEQNKLHPHITISPYEEKLTEQEMRIEPPRILLTNINQLEYLMTRGRDLGMFQDAPLRFIVFDEAHTYSGSRGAEVSVLIRRLRAFCNKGADDVICIGTSATIVDRKYGDEAGKRFAHRFFGVNSENLEIVKETYAEEDWPKSRFKPKPVGEDAPQLFEDTLTALDNEDDPSGLYDVLERLSLVVDKTIPPRVGLYDSLKSSEVVKVIYETLSRPFYITEATRKVWKTLGRYAPTRNDEFELLTYLALGAAAEKDGYPLIRPQLHFFTRGLAGAVSVLHDLQEGDTLAELFFSRSRAEQKYPDLLPEAILPVVSCKNCGQHFFQLFVEHLTEEDGLCGGCAEGDKGQIFWPRTADGAGKKLTITNRFVIEDDSEDDDITTSLDKKRVEAYFCRFCGTIHKKKSDHCDNPQCKRETDLVPIYVLLDHGEVKSCPSCQYKGTKRGGKTLSPLRPLLAVEVADVHILAQDMINAQSIDNRKIILFADNRQEAAFQAAWMADHARRYYLRHLMYRFIKESDTPVSVGDLVEKINTLFKQDKNLARTLAPEVYLNVIEEAYSLKMEKSMKKFLRILILRELTTSYKQRDSLETWGIIQILYHGIDEKDETVIELARRYHLSPENMTAGISSFLDIHRKGAIFWDEMEPIFSHYWSPGSEDVQRGFMPLIDFPPKGLKLKREKNDKEGFVKGIIADGGMTGSVSFVKNWGIEPDLIPQLLEDVWEGLVNKWHILTPVTLKDAKNRALSGASGVYQINSAKVGIISQFERHRCSICNRVHTRESPGQACTKFRCKGHTRFEEPPEDEYNVSLLGRELTMIMAREHTAQVPAEDRQYIEKQFKNPKGSINCLVATPTLELGIDIGSLDMVLMRNVPPLPANYWQRAGRAGRRNRMAVIYTYCNRKAHDEYFFEDPMRLLSGTIYPPRLNLKNPVMIRKHVHATVLAQLTQISQRDNPTDADRAIYQTLREAFPPFVSGYLFKEDRRYRTELIDLSNLMTTIHDNESALLSSVLKIFSEQWPSDSVDEVQDKVIQQYLDELQPNLSEQVKLIHQRFMWAINKRNELNQKEEELSTLEELDERLRRRCKEYISEIAGRSLDNYTLNVLGRYGFLPGYAINQGSITGFASNTFSTGWMRKTFELTRPEILALREFVPGNIIYANGGRYKVAYYHLPFGEEGINPEKYVANIRTMRIFEEKNRPDGYAEDQVIELSGIPISDTELSFISHVSDEETNRFKLPVAILGELRREHRGIDKYVSGTVEFSHLHGQKIRLINIGPSDKVAEGTLGYPVCRVCGAARSPYASSKELENFYEIHEKNCHEKPGYLCFSADAQVDGLLFESLPSKADAVNLAEGIRIASNVSLEMEPDDFQILILPQDEEVFNVLVYDPMPGGSGIINQILDEWTDLVDKGINVLKKCQGGCEKACYDCMKSYSNMLYHQELDRHTAVSLLEGLKNEASHVCYIPPIIEETIPEGESTNTIEMILGSKLDSYGFPTFQTQVKIKLSSSLTTTPDFYYSNHDGSIKIAIYLDGLSRGIHGNPEQEAKDNYIRTMLHSKERVTVISIPATYVTDDPGALRWKMKEIALALQDFDKEEKI
- a CDS encoding type II toxin-antitoxin system HicB family antitoxin, with translation MYKFLIVVEKAGDNYSAYAPDLPGCIATGKTKEEAEENMIEAMEFHIQGLLEDGLSIPKQEAYASVFAIPEHG
- a CDS encoding nucleotidyltransferase domain-containing protein — translated: MKDPDISPVPPDLPITREQISEFCEKYHLVSFAFFGSAVRGTLRADSDIDIMITYDPDTPHTYSGYLEMIHELEEICGRKVDLADRDQIAKTPNYLRRIGMMENLLPTHRQESYLLDILLFLKELAGYQVTMSSSDDSPDDLTRRIQYDGRWFCLLRIARIAEMVDSGVRSRISSVPWKLLDLISDYTILDEPDISLIEEVSERLLASVPDLEAAIPDETEFVERVREKGFW